The proteins below are encoded in one region of Apium graveolens cultivar Ventura chromosome 4, ASM990537v1, whole genome shotgun sequence:
- the LOC141720720 gene encoding peptidyl-prolyl cis-trans isomerase 2-like, with protein MHTYKLQSTRASNSSEKQTKSLKIGSVSSTHTIMPNPKVYFDMTVGGEHIGKIIMELYADTTPRTAENFRALCTGEKGVGRSGKPLHYKGSKFHRVIPQFMCQGGDFTAGNGTGGESIYGAKFADENFIKKHTGPGILSMANSGPGTNGSQFFICTDKTEWLNGKHVVFGQVVQGMDVVRAIEKVGSSGGRTAKPVVIADSGQLA; from the coding sequence ATGCATACATACAAATTACAATCGACTCGGGCATCAAATAGTTCGGAGAAACAAACCAAGTCCTTAAAAATAGGTTCAGTATCATCAACCCATACAATTATGCCAAACCCTAAAGTCTACTTCGACATGACCGTCGGCGGTGAGCACATCGGCAAGATCATAATGGAACTGTACGCCGACACCACTCCTCGCACCGCCGAGAATTTCCGAGCACTGTGCACGGGGGAAAAAGGTGTGGGTCGTAGCGGGAAGCCTCTCCACTACAAAGGGTCCAAGTTCCACCGAGTGATCCCTCAGTTTATGTGCCAGGGTGGAGACTTCACTGCTGGGAACGGGACAGGAGGGGAGTCCATTTACGGGGCCAAATTTGCTGACGAGAATTTTATTAAGAAGCATACAGGGCCTGGAATATTGTCGATGGCCAACTCAGGACCTGGGACGAATGGATCACAGTTTTTTATATGTACGGACAAGACGGAGTGGCTGAATGGGAAACATGTGGTGTTTGGGCAAGTTGTGCAGGGGATGGATGTGGTGAGGGCTATTGAGAAAGTTGGTTCTTCCGGTGGAAGGACTGCCAAGCCTGTTGTCATTGCTGATTCCGGCCAGCTTGCTTGA